The following proteins come from a genomic window of Amphiura filiformis chromosome 16, Afil_fr2py, whole genome shotgun sequence:
- the LOC140136614 gene encoding uncharacterized protein, translating to MLGRAAKYVRATSQAPTERTGEEMRTKWSNLKTNALRYEDFTNKTGGGPPFKGNILVCQKVLEVCAHQTKHGITSQHRGESDPFGFDGPQSQDSQDSQDSQDSQSLAASSSISKSTSAAVSSKTSAASSSSKSAPTLSSKSAAPSSSKSAAPSSSKSAAPSSSKSAPTSSSKSAAAASGKVVSSDSDPLLSCSSAIRHDVIQEEFLRVEKQKVVLMKEQLETDRAALQVNRETLAVQSHILEVLKSWQY from the exons ATGCTGGGGAGAGCGGCCAAATATGTACGAGCAACCTCCCAGGCCCCAACAGAAAGAACAGGGGAGGAGATGCGGACAAAGTGGTCCAACTTAAAGACTAATGCATTACGATACGAAGATTTTACGAATAAGACAG GAGGTGGACCACCCTTTAAGGGGAATATCTTGGTATGTCAAAAGGTGCTGGAGGTATGTGCCCACCAAACCAAGCACGGGATCACTTCCCAACATCGTGGGGAAAGCGACCCATTTGGCTTTGATGGGCCTCAG TCACAGGACTCACAGGACTCACAAGACTCACAAGACTCACAATCTTTGGCAGCATCATCATCGATATCAAAATCGACATCAGCAGCAGTATCATCAAAAACATCAGCAgcgtcatcatcatcaaaatcagCACCAACATTGTCATCAAAATCAGcagcaccatcatcatcaaaatcagcagcaccatcatcatcaaaatcagcagcaccatcatcatcaaaatcagctccaacatcatcatcaaaatcagcagcagcagcatcaggaAAAGTAGTATCATCAGATTCAGATCCATTGCTGTCATGTTCCTCTGCAATCAGGCATGACGTTATTCAGGAGGAGTTCCTCCGGGTTGAGAAACAGAAAGTTGTCTTAATGAAAGAACAGCTTGAGACTGATAGGGCAGCACTTCAGGTGAACAGGGAGACCCTAGCAGTTCAATCCCACATTTTAGAAGTTTTGAAATCTTGgcaatattaa
- the LOC140136412 gene encoding sialate O-acetylesterase-like, with translation MCEHLSAYLLSTSGRPPDVTTSSCPPGAAASSCPLDVAATARARMVRHLPAPVATEITGDHVTIDYSKWLEEVRHTTYFIRVVLKKRKISDTVDEEAPFEVQDELPKLFTYRIVRGLEERTAYEFVTEAVQLSEQGGVVFGHTSGILRVETPFSVTCKPAYIYGDHMVLQREPHGAVLWGYTDPGFSVNVTFKGVNHASKGMPGAFGPNVGVWKVVLPPQPAGGPFTINITCFDGHGNRSSVQLQDILFGDVWICSGQSNMAMTVRQAMNSTAELAASVHYPNVRVLSVKRVESYIPYYDLNSTSSLYHPWAKANPDSLGAKAIRNYRYFSAVCWFYGRDLHDTYKVPMGMISTNFDATPVPAWSSPDVMNYCVENAKKADVTKSR, from the exons ATGTGTGAACATCTGTCAGCATACCTGTTGTCCACATCAGGTAGGCCACCAGATGTCACCACATCCTCATGTCCACCTGGTGCAGCTGCATCCAGTTGCCCACTAGATGTTGCCGCAACCG CGAGAGCCAGGATGGTACGACATCTTCCAGCTCCGGTTGCAACAGAGATTACTGGAGACCATGTCACAATAGACTATTCCAAATGGTTAGAAGAAGTCCGTCACACCACCTATTTCATCAGAGTTGTtctgaaaaagagaaaaatttCGGATACAGTGGACGAAGAGGCACCATTTGAAGTACAGGATGAATTGCCCAAGCTTTTTACGTATCGGATTGTACGAGGCTTAGAAGAGAGAACTGCTTATGAATTTGTTACCGAAGCAGTGCAATTATCAGAACAAGGTGGTGTGGTATTTGGTCATACAAGTGGTATACTACGAGTTGAGACACCGTTTTCGG TTACATGTAAACCAGCATATATCTATGGTGACCATATGGTATTGCAGCGTGAGCCTCATGGGGCAGTGTTATGGGGTTACACTGACCCGGGGTTCTCTGTAAATGTCACATTCAAGGGAGTCAACCATGCATCTAAAGGAATGCCAG GTGCATTTGGACCAAATGTTGGTGTATGGAAGGTAGTGTTACCCCCTCAACCAGCTGgtgggccgttcacaattaacaTCACTTGTTTTGATGGACACGGCAACAGGTCCAGTGTTCAACTCCAAGATATCTTGTTTGGTGATGTATGGATTTGTAGTGGGCAGAGTAACATGGCAATGACTGTCAGGCAG GCAATGAATTCTACAGCCGAATTGGCTGCATCTGTCCACTATCCCAACGTGAGGGTGTTATCAGTTAAACGAGTTGAGTCATATATACCATACTATGATTTAAACTCAACATCATCATTATATCATCCATGGGCAAAAGCAAATCCAG ATTCACTAGGAGCCAAGGCCATCCGCAATTACAGGTATTTTTCTGCTGTGTGCTGGTTCTATGGTCGAGACTTACATGACACATATAAGGTCCCAATGGGAATGATCTCCACTAACTTTGATGCCACTCCTGTACCAGCGTGGTCCTCACCAGATGTGATGAATTATTGTGTGGAAAATGCTAAAAAGGCGGATGTTACAAAAAGCAGGTGA